One window of the Sander lucioperca isolate FBNREF2018 chromosome 5, SLUC_FBN_1.2, whole genome shotgun sequence genome contains the following:
- the LOC116050801 gene encoding succinate receptor 1-like, with translation MATLNTQATSNYSLVPPCTKITEVLERYFLSPAYGIEFCIGFPGNFVVVLGYIFCLQQWQSCNIYLFSLAVSDLIFLCTLPRLSYLYASKQPETSPHACIINRYVLYVNLYTSILFMVLLSMDRFLLIRYPTRNHYLLRPRSALIITGLSWLAINVEIAPMISLMIDDLRGGNWSRCRDFASLEGNINTLGYSLGLTLIGYLLPVLGLCGFSYQIAHLLRVQERAVQNRTTSYKRPLRVVVLAAVIFLVLYTPFHVLRNVRIASNEAWAGLCTKMYIQGIYILTRPWAFLHSVFGPVFYFLMGDKFRELLFAKLRKLGRMKERQRGPD, from the exons ATGGCCACACTCAATACTCAGGCTACCAGCAACTACAGCTTG GTGCCACCTTGTACAAAGATCACTGAAGTGCTCGAGAGGTACTTCCTGTCACCGGCTTATGGCATCGAGTTCTGCATTGGTTTTCCTGGCAACTTTGTGGTTgtacttggttacattttttgtttgcagCAGTGGCAGAGCTGCAATATTTACCTCTTCAGCCTGGCAGTCTCCGACCTAATTTTCCTCTGCACGCTGCCACGTCTCTCGTACCTCTATGCGAGCAAACAACCAGAGACCAGTCCCCATGCTTGCATTATAAACcgctatgtactgtatgtaaatctTTACACTTCCATCCTGTTTATGGTTTTGCTAAGCATGGACCGCTTCCTGCTCATAAGATATCCAACACGGAACCACTACCTGCTGAGACCACGATCAGCTTTGATCATAACAGGGCTGAGCTGGCTAGCTATCAATGTGGAAATTGCTCCAATGATATCACTGATGATCGATGACCTCCGGGGTGGAAACTGGAGTCGCTGCAGGGATTTTGCCAGCCTGGAAGGAAACATCAATACATTGGGCTACAGCCTGGGACTAACCCTGATTGGTTACCTTCTCCCTGTGCTTGGACTTTGTGGTTTCTCCTACCAAATTGCACATCTGCTCCGTGTCCAGGAAAGGGCTGTCCAGAACAGGACAACATCATACAAGCGGCCTTTGAGGGTTGTTGTATTGGCTGCAGTCATTTTTCTGGTTCTTTACACTCCATTCCATGTGCTGAGAAATGTCAGAATAGCATCTAATGAGGCCTGGGCAGGGCTTTGTACAAAGATGTACATACAGGGCATCTACATCTTGACCCGACCATGGGCCTTCTTGCACAGTGTCTTCGGCCCTGTCTTCTACTTCCTCATGGGTGACAAGTTCAGAGAGCTCCTATTCGCCAAGCTCAGAAAGCTGGGCAGAATGAAAGAGCGGCAAAGAGGGCCAGACTGA